The Phycisphaerae bacterium genome has a window encoding:
- a CDS encoding transposase, which translates to PIHYSWDRRDRLSVISAITVSPTRRHLGLYFDVHDHNINTDTFESFVRWLRHQVRRGIVLVVDRWSVHRSGVRRLLDRFGSKVQVEWLPPYAPELNPVEQVWSHTKYADLANYIPDDAGALAEEVIDSLDQAGKSQSLLRSFFHHAKLRL; encoded by the coding sequence CGCCCATCCACTACAGCTGGGACCGGCGGGATCGATTGTCGGTCATCTCGGCGATCACGGTCTCGCCGACGCGGCGCCATCTGGGACTCTACTTCGACGTTCACGACCACAACATCAATACGGACACCTTCGAATCGTTCGTTCGCTGGCTGCGACATCAGGTTCGCCGCGGAATCGTCCTGGTCGTGGATCGCTGGTCCGTCCATCGATCGGGCGTACGGCGACTCCTGGACCGATTCGGTTCCAAAGTCCAGGTCGAGTGGCTTCCGCCCTACGCCCCCGAGCTCAACCCGGTGGAGCAGGTCTGGTCGCACACGAAGTACGCCGATCTGGCCAACTACATACCGGACGATGCCGGCGCCCTGGCCGAGGAAGTCATCGACTCCCTCGACCAAGCCGGCAAGAGCCAGAGTCTGCTGCGCTCGTTCTTCCATCATGCGAAACTCAGACTGTGA